In Micrococcus luteus NCTC 2665, a single window of DNA contains:
- a CDS encoding 1,4-dihydroxy-2-naphthoate polyprenyltransferase has translation MAATLSQWVAAARLRTLPMAIAPVIVGSAAAAELGSFHLGAALLALVVSLALQIGVNYANDYSDGIRGTDDERVGPFRLTVSGLVPAAQVKQAAFASFGLAGLAGLGLILLSGHWWFLLVGVACVLAAWFYTGGKRPYGYLGLGEVFVFVFFGLVAVLGTTYTQADAVSGLAWAGAIGCGLISTALLMANNIRDIPTDREVGKMTLAARLGDGPARASYGVMLAVALLLPLFWVAVHPGLLLVPIGGLLAIRPIRTVLRADDRRALIPVLRATGVIGIVYAITFTLGALL, from the coding sequence ATGGCCGCCACGCTCTCCCAGTGGGTCGCCGCCGCGCGCCTGCGCACGCTGCCCATGGCGATCGCCCCCGTGATCGTCGGTTCGGCCGCCGCCGCGGAGCTCGGCTCCTTCCACCTCGGCGCGGCGCTGCTGGCCCTCGTGGTGTCGCTCGCGCTGCAGATCGGCGTGAACTACGCCAACGACTACTCGGACGGCATCCGCGGCACCGACGACGAGCGCGTGGGCCCCTTCCGGCTCACCGTCTCCGGGCTCGTGCCCGCGGCCCAGGTGAAGCAGGCGGCCTTCGCGTCCTTCGGCCTCGCCGGACTGGCCGGCCTGGGACTCATCCTGCTCTCGGGGCACTGGTGGTTCCTGCTGGTCGGCGTCGCCTGCGTGCTGGCCGCGTGGTTCTACACCGGCGGGAAGCGGCCGTACGGGTACCTCGGCCTCGGCGAGGTGTTCGTGTTCGTGTTCTTCGGGCTGGTGGCCGTCCTCGGCACCACGTACACCCAGGCCGACGCCGTCAGCGGCCTGGCCTGGGCCGGCGCGATCGGCTGTGGGCTGATCTCCACGGCCCTGCTCATGGCCAACAACATCCGGGACATCCCCACGGACCGCGAGGTCGGGAAGATGACGCTGGCCGCCCGCCTGGGCGACGGACCCGCGCGGGCGTCCTACGGCGTCATGCTGGCCGTCGCCCTGCTGCTGCCGCTGTTCTGGGTGGCGGTGCACCCGGGGCTGCTGCTCGTGCCGATCGGCGGCCTGCTCGCGATCCGGCCGATCCGCACGGTGCTGCGCGCCGACGACCGCCGGGCGCTGATCCCGGTGCTGCGCGCGACCGGCGTGATCGGGATCGTCTACGCGATCACGTTCACCCTCGGCGCGCTGCTCTGA
- a CDS encoding PLDc N-terminal domain-containing protein, translating to MGRFIIPAAIILAGLTLYALFEALLTPAREVRSLPKAAWVAVIVLVPLVGPLLWLLLGRARPAGAAGRPAPRPTGAPDDDEAFLRSLRMQRRQDAREQDLDRREAELRAREEELRRRREQGDDDADPDGDGPRA from the coding sequence ATGGGCCGCTTCATCATCCCCGCCGCGATCATCCTCGCGGGCCTGACCCTCTACGCGCTGTTCGAGGCGCTGCTGACCCCCGCCCGCGAGGTGCGCAGCCTGCCGAAGGCGGCGTGGGTGGCGGTCATCGTGCTCGTGCCGCTCGTGGGGCCGCTGCTGTGGCTGCTGCTCGGCCGCGCCCGCCCGGCCGGCGCGGCCGGCCGCCCGGCGCCCCGGCCCACCGGGGCCCCGGACGACGACGAGGCGTTCCTGCGCAGCCTGCGCATGCAGCGCCGCCAGGACGCCCGCGAGCAGGACCTGGACCGCCGCGAGGCCGAGCTACGCGCCCGCGAGGAGGAGCTGCGCCGTCGTCGGGAGCAGGGCGACGACGACGCCGACCCGGACGGCGACGGCCCGCGCGCCTGA
- a CDS encoding DUF4229 domain-containing protein: protein MRIFFYGLVRVVVFVALWALFYYVMDLGMIFGVIAATILTFAVSYLFLGRLRTGATEDLSAAWEGRPGRRGRTETADADAEDAYTEGRFRE from the coding sequence GTGCGCATCTTCTTCTACGGTCTGGTCCGCGTGGTCGTCTTCGTCGCCCTGTGGGCGCTGTTCTACTACGTGATGGACCTCGGGATGATCTTCGGGGTGATCGCGGCCACGATCCTGACGTTCGCGGTCAGCTACCTCTTCCTCGGCCGCCTGCGCACGGGGGCCACCGAGGACCTGTCCGCCGCGTGGGAGGGCCGCCCGGGCCGCCGGGGCCGCACCGAGACCGCCGACGCGGACGCCGAGGACGCCTACACCGAGGGCCGGTTCCGCGAGTGA